In Candidatus Omnitrophota bacterium, the following are encoded in one genomic region:
- a CDS encoding DUF2283 domain-containing protein produces MRLTIDEKTDALYFRIDESKIIDSEEVSPGIILDFNEQNEVVGVEILHLSKRSSAVNLRSLQYEAV; encoded by the coding sequence ATGAGGTTGACAATCGACGAGAAAACGGATGCGCTCTATTTCCGAATTGACGAATCCAAGATTATCGATTCGGAAGAAGTATCGCCGGGGATTATCCTGGATTTCAACGAACAGAACGAAGTGGTCGGCGTAGAAATTCTCCATCTATCGAAACGTTCGTCCGCCGTCAATCTGCGCTCGTTGCAATACGAAGCGGTTTAA
- a CDS encoding DUF4258 domain-containing protein has translation MKYTLTKHAEKVLKEREIPLEYVERALNDPEWIEPDRDDPELEHRLRRMPEYGNRALRVVLNRNAEPANIVTVYYDRKMRGKL, from the coding sequence ATGAAATACACGCTAACCAAACACGCTGAAAAGGTATTAAAGGAACGCGAAATACCGTTAGAATATGTTGAGCGGGCGTTAAACGATCCCGAATGGATCGAACCGGATCGGGATGATCCGGAATTGGAACATCGATTGCGCCGGATGCCTGAATATGGAAACCGCGCCTTGCGGGTGGTGTTGAATCGAAACGCGGAACCGGCGAACATCGTCACGGTATATTACGATCGTAAAATGAGAGGGAAATTATGA
- a CDS encoding restriction endonuclease subunit S, which produces MAIDVAKTKVPLQELCKKIVDCPHSTPTWTDSGVVVLRNQNIRNGRLDLSSSSFTDEEHYQQRIRRAKPLKGDLVITREAPMGEVCEIPDGLRCCLGQRMVLIRPDGNKCSGRYLLYALQSREVRHEILVNEGTGSTVSNLRIPILERLPIPVLSLPEQRAIAHILGTLDDKIEMNRRMNETLEAMARAIFKSWFVDFDPVRAKAEGRVSGLPPHIADLFPDSFEDSELGEIPKGWRVATFEDISVISSGKCPQNRHTLPTTDASIPLWGGNGLIAYVPKSLYNKPILLTGRVGTLGSVFRITSPCWPSDNTLVLLSRDKEVFEFLYLNLERVDFKSLNRGSTQPLLTQSDLKSQLFSFPGTKLLSRFHSIVNSLFEKVDALKSESHALAALRDTLLPKLLSGELRVKDAERFIH; this is translated from the coding sequence ATGGCGATTGATGTTGCTAAAACAAAAGTCCCTCTTCAAGAATTATGCAAGAAGATCGTAGATTGCCCACACTCTACACCTACTTGGACAGATTCTGGTGTAGTCGTTCTGAGAAATCAAAACATTCGCAATGGTAGACTTGATTTGAGTTCTTCGAGTTTCACGGATGAGGAACACTATCAACAACGAATCCGCCGCGCTAAGCCTCTAAAAGGCGACTTGGTAATCACTCGTGAAGCACCTATGGGGGAAGTTTGCGAAATTCCCGATGGACTACGTTGCTGCCTTGGACAACGGATGGTGCTAATTCGCCCTGACGGCAATAAGTGCAGCGGGAGATACTTGTTATACGCATTGCAATCACGCGAAGTCCGTCATGAAATTCTTGTAAATGAAGGTACTGGTTCGACGGTAAGCAATCTGCGTATTCCAATTCTCGAACGTCTGCCGATTCCGGTGCTCTCTCTCCCCGAACAACGCGCCATTGCTCATATTCTCGGAACTCTCGACGACAAGATCGAGATGAACCGGCGGATGAATGAAACCCTGGAAGCGATGGCGCGGGCGATCTTCAAATCCTGGTTTGTGGATTTCGATCCCGTGCGCGCCAAGGCTGAAGGCCGCGTTTCCGGCCTCCCCCCGCACATCGCCGATCTCTTCCCCGATTCGTTCGAAGATTCGGAACTGGGGGAGATTCCGAAGGGGTGGCGGGTAGCAACATTCGAAGACATCTCAGTTATATCAAGTGGGAAATGCCCCCAAAATAGACATACACTCCCCACTACAGATGCTTCCATACCCTTATGGGGCGGTAATGGACTAATTGCTTATGTACCAAAATCTCTATATAATAAACCTATTTTGCTAACTGGGCGAGTCGGCACCCTTGGTTCAGTATTTAGAATAACTTCTCCATGCTGGCCTTCGGACAACACTTTGGTATTGCTTTCAAGGGATAAAGAAGTTTTCGAGTTTCTGTATCTTAACCTTGAGCGCGTTGACTTTAAATCACTTAACCGAGGATCGACCCAGCCTCTTTTGACACAATCTGATCTAAAGTCACAACTTTTTTCTTTCCCCGGCACGAAATTGCTAAGCCGATTTCACAGTATAGTGAACAGCTTATTTGAGAAGGTTGACGCTTTGAAGAGCGAGTCCCACGCCCTCGCCGCCCTTCGCGATACCCTTCTACCCAAGCTCCTTTCCGGCGAACTCAGGGTAAAGGATGCGGAAAGATTTATCCATTGA
- a CDS encoding Abi family protein, with protein sequence MIYIKPPLSFEKQADLLLSRGMQGDREIMIYRLQSVNYYRLSGYWYPYRNPDDSFKSGLTFDTVWNRYVFDRHLRILIMDAIERIEIAVRTQIAYHHAHRYGAFCYADDPNSMPQLDTQKYSLFLQRVKDEIDRSRETFVDHFYKKYGDSHTFLPIWMATEVMTFGSVLSFFRGMDCTIQKDISKFFGVPDAVFDSWLLTLNVIRNICAHHGRLWNRELGIKPKLPYLNKNPLWNFSKPVPNNRIFIVLTICQYCLNRIAPQSHWSNRMFSLLKDFPNIPLVSMGFPKNWEQCPIWRNMKEMDYLAGI encoded by the coding sequence ATGATTTATATTAAGCCTCCTCTTTCCTTCGAAAAACAAGCCGATCTTCTTTTGTCACGGGGTATGCAAGGCGACCGTGAGATTATGATTTACCGCCTCCAATCCGTTAATTACTATCGCTTGAGTGGGTATTGGTATCCGTATCGAAATCCCGATGATTCCTTCAAATCTGGATTGACGTTTGACACAGTGTGGAACCGCTATGTGTTCGATCGTCATTTACGGATTTTAATCATGGATGCGATTGAAAGGATTGAAATCGCCGTTCGAACTCAAATCGCGTATCATCATGCTCATCGATATGGAGCATTTTGTTATGCTGATGATCCAAATTCAATGCCCCAATTAGATACTCAGAAATACTCTCTTTTTCTTCAACGAGTAAAGGATGAGATTGATAGAAGCCGTGAGACTTTTGTCGATCATTTTTATAAAAAATATGGTGATAGTCATACGTTTCTTCCAATATGGATGGCAACGGAAGTGATGACATTTGGAAGCGTTTTATCGTTTTTTCGCGGTATGGATTGCACTATTCAAAAAGATATCTCAAAATTCTTCGGCGTTCCTGATGCTGTATTTGATTCATGGTTGTTAACGCTTAATGTAATAAGAAATATATGCGCTCATCATGGCAGATTGTGGAATCGAGAACTCGGAATCAAACCAAAACTACCCTATCTCAATAAAAATCCATTATGGAATTTCTCTAAACCAGTACCCAACAATCGCATTTTTATTGTTCTGACTATCTGTCAGTATTGTCTGAATCGAATTGCTCCCCAAAGCCATTGGTCAAATCGTATGTTTTCCTTGTTGAAAGATTTTCCAAATATTCCCCTCGTTAGTATGGGATTTCCAAAGAATTGGGAACAATGCCCCATTTGGCGGAACATGAAAGAAATGGATTATCTTGCCGGAATATAA
- a CDS encoding class I SAM-dependent DNA methyltransferase encodes MAQNNGANLGFEKELWKMADALRNNMDAAEYKHVVLGLIFLKYISDSFEEKHAQLEAERAHGADPEDQDEYLAENIFWVPKEARWAFLQDNAKQSQIGKIVDDAMTAIERDNPTLKGVLPKDFARPSLDKIRLGQLIDLIANIGLGDKVNRSKDILGRVYEYFLSQFASAEGKKGGQFYTPRCVVQVLVEMLAPYKGRVYDPCCGSGGMFVQSEKFVEAHGGRIGDISIYGQESNPTTRRLAKMNLAIRGIDGNLGKEHADSFHRDLHPDLKADYILANPPFNSSDWRGDLLRDDMRWKFGKPPASNANYAWMQHFIHHLAPTGIAGFVLANGSMSSNQSGEGEIRKNIVEADLVDCMAALPGQLFYSTQIPVCLWFIARNKKNGRFRDRRGNVLFIDARKLGILIDRVHRELSDEDIQKIANTYHAWRGDSGARGLAPYEDIPGFCKSVMLDEIRQHGYILTPGRYVGAEAVEDDGEPFEEKMTHLTATLKEQCAEAARLDKAIWKNLKELGYGL; translated from the coding sequence ATGGCGCAGAACAATGGAGCCAATCTTGGCTTTGAAAAAGAACTTTGGAAAATGGCGGACGCTTTGCGCAACAATATGGACGCCGCCGAGTATAAGCATGTCGTTTTAGGATTGATTTTTTTGAAATATATCTCCGATTCGTTCGAGGAAAAACACGCCCAGTTAGAGGCGGAACGCGCCCACGGAGCCGACCCGGAAGACCAGGACGAATATCTCGCCGAGAATATTTTTTGGGTTCCTAAAGAGGCGCGTTGGGCTTTTCTTCAAGACAACGCCAAGCAATCCCAGATTGGAAAAATTGTTGACGACGCGATGACTGCCATCGAGCGGGATAATCCTACGCTGAAAGGCGTTTTGCCCAAGGATTTCGCGCGCCCTTCTCTTGATAAAATCCGCTTAGGGCAATTGATCGATCTCATAGCGAATATCGGTTTGGGCGATAAGGTCAATCGCTCCAAAGACATTTTAGGGCGGGTGTATGAGTATTTTCTCTCCCAATTCGCCAGCGCCGAAGGGAAGAAGGGCGGGCAGTTTTATACTCCCCGTTGCGTCGTCCAGGTGTTGGTTGAAATGCTGGCTCCGTACAAAGGGCGCGTATATGACCCTTGTTGCGGATCGGGCGGAATGTTCGTCCAGAGTGAAAAATTCGTGGAAGCCCACGGCGGACGCATTGGCGATATCAGCATCTATGGGCAGGAATCGAATCCTACAACGCGGCGCCTAGCCAAGATGAACTTGGCGATCCGGGGCATTGACGGCAACTTAGGCAAGGAACACGCCGATAGTTTTCATCGCGATCTTCATCCCGACTTGAAAGCCGATTACATCCTGGCGAATCCGCCGTTCAACAGCAGCGATTGGCGCGGCGATCTGCTCCGCGACGATATGCGTTGGAAATTCGGAAAACCGCCCGCCTCCAATGCGAACTATGCTTGGATGCAACATTTTATTCACCACTTGGCCCCTACGGGTATAGCCGGTTTTGTTCTCGCGAACGGCAGCATGTCCAGCAATCAATCCGGCGAAGGCGAAATCCGCAAGAACATCGTCGAAGCCGATTTGGTGGATTGCATGGCGGCATTGCCGGGGCAACTCTTCTACTCCACCCAAATTCCCGTCTGCCTGTGGTTTATCGCCCGCAACAAAAAGAATGGACGCTTTCGAGACCGGCGCGGCAATGTGTTATTCATTGACGCCCGCAAGCTGGGAATCCTGATTGACCGGGTGCATCGCGAATTATCCGATGAGGATATCCAGAAAATCGCCAACACCTATCACGCCTGGCGCGGAGACTCTGGGGCGCGTGGCCTCGCGCCTTACGAGGACATCCCCGGCTTCTGCAAATCGGTTATGTTGGATGAAATCCGTCAGCATGGCTATATCTTAACTCCTGGCCGATATGTTGGAGCGGAAGCCGTGGAAGACGACGGCGAACCATTCGAAGAAAAGATGACCCACCTTACGGCTACGCTTAAGGAACAATGCGCCGAAGCCGCCCGATTGGATAAAGCGATATGGAAGAATCTTAAGGAGTTGGGCTATGGCTTGTGA
- a CDS encoding terminase small subunit, whose protein sequence is MTRLTPKQKRFVDEYQVDLNETGAAIRAGYSKRTAGRIAEQNLTFKKR, encoded by the coding sequence ATGACGAGGCTGACTCCAAAGCAAAAACGGTTCGTCGATGAATACCAGGTTGACTTGAACGAAACCGGCGCGGCGATCCGTGCGGGCTACTCCAAGCGAACCGCCGGACGCATCGCCGAACAAAACTTGACATTCAAAAAGCGATAG